One Kaistella polysaccharea DNA segment encodes these proteins:
- a CDS encoding NAD-dependent epimerase/dehydratase family protein, which produces MKNILITGGAGFIGSNLALKLISKGYTVTVLDNLSPQIHGENPTENSPLFLSIKDHVKLIYGTVTNIEDWKKALEGQDAIIHYAAETGTGQSMYEVQKYVDVNITGTSLMLDLLVNGSYKIKKVIVASSRSIYGEGKYISKELGAVYPKHRISKDMDQKDFEPNYPNSSALTLVATDEDSKIHPSSVYGITKQNQEQMVLTVCPTIGIAGVAFRYQNVYGPGQSLKNPYTGILSIFSTQIKNGNAITIFEDGKESRDFVFIDDVVEATILGLEKEEANNEVFNVGTGVAIDVMSVAKGLSKNYGIDVPIAISGNYRLGDIRHNFADLAKIKSFLGFEPKVSFEEGLKKFTDWVNTQEIQEDKYEQSMEEMKSKGLYK; this is translated from the coding sequence ATGAAAAATATACTCATCACCGGCGGAGCGGGTTTTATAGGATCAAATTTGGCCTTAAAATTAATATCAAAAGGTTATACCGTAACTGTTTTAGATAATTTATCTCCACAAATCCATGGTGAAAATCCGACCGAAAACTCACCCCTTTTTCTCAGCATTAAAGACCACGTTAAATTAATTTACGGAACGGTTACCAATATTGAAGATTGGAAAAAAGCGCTGGAAGGTCAGGATGCCATCATTCACTATGCTGCTGAAACCGGCACTGGACAATCCATGTACGAAGTTCAAAAATATGTGGATGTAAATATTACGGGAACTTCTTTGATGCTTGATTTGTTGGTAAATGGCAGTTACAAAATTAAGAAAGTAATTGTCGCCTCTTCGCGCTCGATTTATGGTGAAGGAAAATATATCAGTAAAGAATTGGGCGCGGTGTATCCGAAGCACAGAATTTCCAAAGATATGGATCAAAAAGATTTTGAACCTAATTATCCGAATTCGTCTGCGCTTACTTTGGTGGCTACAGATGAAGACTCTAAAATTCACCCATCTTCCGTGTATGGCATTACCAAACAAAATCAAGAACAAATGGTGCTTACCGTCTGCCCAACAATCGGAATCGCCGGCGTTGCGTTTCGTTATCAAAATGTGTATGGCCCCGGACAATCATTAAAAAACCCCTACACCGGAATTCTTTCCATATTTTCAACACAGATTAAAAACGGAAATGCAATAACGATATTTGAAGATGGTAAAGAAAGCCGCGATTTCGTTTTCATTGATGACGTGGTCGAGGCAACAATTTTAGGCTTGGAAAAAGAGGAGGCAAACAATGAAGTTTTTAATGTCGGAACGGGTGTAGCCATCGATGTAATGTCGGTTGCTAAAGGGCTTTCTAAGAATTATGGCATTGATGTTCCCATTGCAATATCGGGAAATTACAGATTAGGAGATATTCGGCATAACTTTGCCGATTTGGCTAAAATTAAATCTTTCTTAGGATTTGAACCGAAAGTAAGTTTTGAGGAAGGATTAAAAAAATTTACAGATTGGGTGAATACGCAGGAAATTCAGGAAGATAAATACGAACAATCGATGGAAGAGATGAAATCAAA
- a CDS encoding glycosyltransferase: MKNSVCIATYNGERFIQEQIASILPQLQNDDELIISDDYSTDRTIEIIESFREDRIKIIFNKTEKGYTNNFENAIKHASGDFIYLSDQDDVWLPHKIEVFSHEFEHHDFLVSNAKIVNEELESLDSQTYFDLRGMSTGFLSDLIKTKSLGCCMAFNKKVLQRILPFPPDKKLCPHDFWILLISEFYYRSKVIKEPLVLYRRHGNTTSTGGAKSSSSLSFMIKFRLYCLVHVLKRY; the protein is encoded by the coding sequence ATGAAGAATTCAGTGTGTATCGCAACTTATAATGGAGAACGGTTTATTCAGGAGCAAATCGCGTCAATTTTGCCACAGCTTCAAAATGATGATGAATTAATTATTTCCGATGATTATTCGACTGATCGAACGATTGAAATTATAGAATCTTTCCGTGAAGATAGAATTAAAATTATCTTCAATAAAACTGAAAAAGGATATACCAATAATTTTGAAAATGCTATAAAACATGCTTCTGGAGACTTTATCTATCTGTCAGATCAGGATGATGTTTGGTTACCACATAAAATTGAAGTGTTTAGCCACGAATTTGAGCACCACGATTTTCTGGTTAGTAATGCTAAAATTGTAAACGAGGAATTAGAAAGTCTTGATTCTCAAACCTACTTTGATCTCCGTGGTATGAGTACAGGCTTTCTGAGTGATTTGATTAAAACCAAGAGCTTAGGATGTTGTATGGCATTTAATAAAAAAGTTTTACAGAGAATTTTACCTTTTCCGCCAGATAAAAAGTTATGTCCACACGATTTTTGGATTTTGCTAATTTCAGAATTTTATTATCGATCAAAAGTAATTAAAGAACCATTGGTTTTATATCGCAGACACGGAAATACAACATCTACAGGCGGTGCAAAAAGCAGCAGTTCATTGTCATTTATGATAAAATTTAGATTATATTGCTTGGTTCATGTCCTGAAAAGATATTAA
- a CDS encoding glycosyltransferase family 4 protein, whose translation MKIIIPLVGTFGKAGGWRVISELANHWIAQGHEVVFFSHIKSEGPYFPTRAKIFYFDNQGKMFNDFNNNHPKALLGPFGIRRMLRNILNKQEADIVLATHCLTAHPVRYSTIKAKKFYYVQAYEPEYYYKKDIKSRVYKQISKNSYHLGLNIIVNAPMYLDYKDIKADKFVFPGVDFNVFKPTKQLQQKKIIIGTIGRLEAYKGTSYVLEAFKLLRKEMGDKLELHIAFGDDSLKSEDGIVLHIPQGDQELAEYYNSLTMYVCAGLVQLEAVHYPVIESMACKVPVITTGYLPANDDNSWKVPVKNANEIKNRVLEVLENEKETIRKIEQAFLDVQQFESKAVAAKMLNYFKE comes from the coding sequence ATGAAAATAATAATTCCGCTTGTAGGAACATTTGGAAAAGCTGGTGGTTGGCGGGTGATTTCAGAGTTGGCGAATCACTGGATTGCGCAGGGTCATGAAGTCGTCTTTTTTTCTCATATTAAATCTGAGGGTCCGTATTTTCCTACAAGGGCAAAAATTTTTTACTTTGATAATCAGGGTAAAATGTTTAATGATTTTAATAACAATCATCCTAAAGCACTGCTAGGACCTTTTGGAATACGAAGGATGTTGCGGAACATTTTAAACAAACAAGAAGCAGATATAGTGTTGGCAACCCATTGCTTAACTGCTCACCCTGTAAGATATTCCACCATAAAAGCTAAAAAGTTTTACTACGTTCAGGCATATGAGCCGGAATATTATTATAAGAAAGATATTAAATCACGAGTCTATAAACAAATTAGTAAAAACTCATATCACTTGGGATTGAATATCATTGTAAATGCTCCTATGTATCTTGATTATAAAGATATCAAGGCGGATAAATTCGTTTTTCCCGGTGTAGATTTTAATGTATTTAAACCAACCAAACAGCTACAACAGAAAAAAATAATTATTGGAACTATTGGAAGATTAGAAGCATACAAAGGCACCTCATATGTCCTCGAAGCTTTTAAATTACTTCGAAAAGAAATGGGCGATAAACTAGAGCTTCATATTGCATTTGGTGATGATTCGCTGAAAAGTGAAGACGGAATTGTACTGCACATACCTCAGGGAGATCAGGAGCTAGCAGAATATTATAACAGCCTTACGATGTATGTATGTGCAGGACTGGTTCAACTAGAGGCTGTTCATTATCCGGTTATAGAATCCATGGCCTGCAAAGTTCCGGTAATTACGACGGGTTATTTACCAGCTAACGATGATAATTCCTGGAAAGTTCCTGTGAAGAATGCGAACGAAATTAAAAATAGAGTCCTTGAAGTTCTTGAAAATGAAAAAGAAACAATAAGGAAGATAGAACAGGCATTCCTAGATGTACAGCAATTTGAAAGTAAAGCGGTGGCTGCGAAAATGTTAAATTATTTTAAAGAATAA
- a CDS encoding EpsG family protein, with the protein MIQSIIFGFILLSFISIFRPVAKVEKYIVIFCGLVMLLFAGFREDSFDYIIYELLFENYETISVEPAFKTISYLVTQFTEDIRYLFLIFAFLGVSLKLKGITTLSNFVLLSLVVYVSNFYLLHEMTQIRAGVASAFLLLSIKPNMERDLKKFLLFAILGFLFHYSALLILPLWFLPKKINVKILGISIFLGYASFFLGLNFVRIIPIPGIQEKIEAYLTLQEMNNEEINVFGYLYLFRILIFYVLLFNYKKFSKYNIYFPLLLNMYAISLVVFTVFGKIPAFSSRISEMLGVVEIILIPMLVYLFRVQILGRLLVVLVALVFLLVNLFYVELIFDI; encoded by the coding sequence ATGATTCAAAGCATAATTTTCGGTTTTATCTTACTATCCTTCATCTCGATATTCCGACCAGTTGCAAAAGTCGAAAAATATATTGTCATTTTTTGCGGCCTTGTTATGCTTTTATTCGCGGGTTTCCGAGAAGACAGTTTTGATTATATTATCTACGAACTGCTTTTTGAAAATTATGAAACCATAAGTGTTGAGCCAGCATTTAAAACGATTTCTTATCTCGTCACCCAGTTTACGGAAGATATCAGATATCTCTTTCTCATCTTTGCTTTTTTAGGAGTGAGTTTAAAATTAAAAGGAATTACTACGTTGAGTAATTTCGTGCTGCTGTCCTTAGTTGTTTATGTGAGTAATTTTTACCTTTTACATGAAATGACGCAAATTAGAGCAGGTGTTGCGTCTGCTTTTTTACTCCTTTCCATTAAACCCAATATGGAGCGGGATTTAAAGAAATTTCTTCTGTTTGCAATACTCGGTTTTTTATTCCATTATTCTGCGTTATTAATCCTTCCGCTCTGGTTTTTGCCTAAAAAGATAAATGTCAAAATATTAGGAATTTCTATTTTTTTGGGATACGCCTCTTTTTTTCTGGGTTTAAATTTTGTACGAATTATCCCTATTCCAGGCATACAGGAAAAGATAGAGGCTTATCTTACCCTGCAGGAAATGAATAATGAGGAGATAAACGTGTTCGGTTATTTATATCTTTTTCGGATATTGATCTTTTATGTTCTGCTTTTTAATTATAAGAAGTTTTCAAAATATAACATCTATTTTCCGCTGCTTCTTAATATGTATGCCATATCTCTTGTGGTGTTTACTGTTTTTGGTAAAATACCAGCTTTTTCCAGCCGTATCAGCGAAATGTTGGGTGTTGTTGAAATTATTTTAATTCCCATGTTGGTTTATTTATTTAGAGTTCAAATATTGGGACGACTCTTAGTTGTTTTGGTCGCACTCGTTTTTTTATTGGTCAATCTTTTCTATGTTGAATTAATTTTTGATATATGA
- a CDS encoding glycosyltransferase, with product MIAAVTILYNPQPDVLQNIETYIEHVDKLYLIDNSDASNEQMLQRINAPEKVVYIFNNENLGIASALNIGCKTAIKDGFEWILTMDQDSKILTLEKFFKDALDPDNKTALYYPTYIINGAPYQYQILENEKPVVVMTSGNILNLEAYTAVSGFEDKLFIDYVDIDFCLKLKLNGYQLKELEGYKIAHELGKSKLKQNLLFKILLTNHPLIRRYYITRNKFYMLKTYKNITTFYDKEKYSLLKELVKIILFEDEKVQKLKIMYTAYEDFKMNKFGKKR from the coding sequence ATGATTGCTGCAGTAACTATTCTTTATAATCCGCAACCTGATGTACTTCAAAATATCGAAACGTATATCGAACACGTAGATAAATTATACCTCATCGACAATTCCGATGCGTCAAATGAGCAAATGCTCCAGCGGATAAATGCTCCAGAAAAGGTTGTTTATATTTTTAATAATGAAAATTTAGGAATCGCCAGCGCTTTAAATATAGGGTGTAAAACTGCCATAAAAGATGGTTTTGAGTGGATATTGACGATGGATCAAGACAGTAAAATATTAACGTTAGAGAAATTTTTTAAGGATGCCCTTGATCCTGATAATAAAACAGCGCTATATTATCCGACCTACATCATAAATGGTGCTCCATACCAGTATCAAATTTTGGAGAATGAAAAACCCGTGGTCGTCATGACCTCCGGAAATATTCTTAATTTAGAAGCTTATACCGCAGTAAGTGGTTTTGAAGATAAATTATTCATTGATTATGTAGATATTGATTTCTGCTTAAAATTAAAATTAAATGGCTACCAACTCAAAGAATTAGAAGGATATAAAATTGCCCATGAATTGGGAAAATCAAAACTCAAACAAAATCTTTTATTTAAAATTTTATTGACCAATCACCCCTTAATCAGGAGGTATTATATTACGAGAAATAAATTTTATATGCTTAAAACGTATAAAAATATAACAACTTTTTATGACAAAGAAAAATATTCACTTTTAAAAGAGTTGGTCAAAATAATATTATTTGAAGATGAGAAGGTGCAGAAACTAAAAATAATGTACACGGCTTACGAAGATTTTAAGATGAATAAATTCGGCAAAAAGAGATGA